TAGAAATATAGAAATAATAAAGACATACGGATGTGAAGAATTGTATGAAGCAGTTAAATACCATGCAGATATGCAAATGTGTTATTTAGGAAAAGGAGACATAGTAGTAGCTCCAAATTTATATGAACAATATAAAAATATATTGAGTGGATATGGATTTAACATAATTAAAGGAACCAATTATATCAAAAATAAATATCCTTATAATATAAGTTATAATGTAGCCTTGTTTGGAGACTATGCAATACACAACTTTGAATACACAGATGAAAATATAATTAAATATATAAATGATAACAACATTAAAAAAATAAATGTTAAACAAGGATATTCTAAATGTTGTATATGTATTGTAGATGAGAATTCCATAATAACATCTGACGCAGGTATATATAAAGAAGTTTTAAAATATAATAAGATAGACTGCTTATTAATAAAAACAGGAAGCATAGATTTATTTGATATGAACTATGGTTTTATTGGAGGTGTTAGTGGTCTTTTATCCTACGATGAATTAGCGTTTTTGGGCGATATAAAAAAACATCCAGATTACAATAAAATAAAAGAATTTGTTAATAAAAGAGGTAAGAATATAATATCATTGGGAACTAATAAGCTTATAGACCTAGGTTCTATAATTCCTGTTATGACTAGAAAGGAGTGACTTTGATGGAACACATATGTTTAGGTATAAGTAATGATTATAAAGAATTGGCAAATGTAATCAAATTAAATAAAAATGTAAGTCAACTAAAGGGATTAATTGAAATAGATATACCTGTTGATGAAGATAAACAACAAACAAAATTATTAATATGTTCACAATTAACTAACTTTATTATAAATACAGTTAAAAATAAAGTTTTAAAAGAAGTTGTAAATACAAGCTATAGAAATACATATTTATCTGAAGTGGATAATATATATAAATGTTCTTTAGGATTGTTTAATAGTAAGGAAAAGGAGATAAAACAAATTTTATTTAACAGAATGTATACGTATCTTTCAGATAACGATTATTTAAATATAAATGGATTTATAAAATTTAGGTTGAGAGATTTTATGGATTATGTATTAGAATTAAAGGATAGAGGTTTTGAGGAATATTTAATTGAAAAAGACTATAATGAGTTTATAAATTTATTGAAATATTTTGTTGATGTACAAGAAGAAAAAATAGATATTTTAAAATTATATATAGAAAAAGATGGGACATTTAAATTATATGATAAGCATGATAGAAACTTAGAGGAAAACTATATAGAAGATATATTCAATATAGCGTTAAAACAAAATATGAATGAAGAGGATTTTTTAATAAGTGCATTGATAACATTGTGTCCAAAACAAATATATATTCAAGATAACTTAGAGAACAATGTGTCAAAAGAGATCATAGAAACTATAAATGCAATATTTGAAGGAAGGGTTACGATTGGATATAGAGCTTAATGCTCTATTTTTTTGTCTTTAATTGACATTTTAAGGTTGTAAATATAAACTAATTGTAGAGTTTATAAAAAAATAGATGTTATACTATTAACAAAACTTATATTGATATATAACAGAGGCCTTTAGGGCTCGTTAGCGACATGAGATATGCGATAGACTGAAGTGATTTTTAAAAATTTTTTTGGAGATGGTTTAATGAATGATATATTAAATTTTTCAAATGTGAACTGTAAGAACTGTTATAAATGTATAAGAGAATGTCCTGTTAAAGCTATAAAAATAGAAAATGACAAGGCATATATTGTAGAGGAATTGTGTATTGGTTGTGGGAAATGCTTTAAAGCATGTCCTCAGGATTCAAAAAAAATGATGTCTGATTTAGGACAAGTAAAAGAGTACATAAAACTTGGATATAAAGTTGTAGCAAGTGTAGCACCTTCTTCAGTAGCAGATTTAGAAAATATGAATTATAAAAAATTCATAGGAGCTCTTAAAAAAATAGGATTTTATAAAGTAGAAGAAACTATAGTTGGTGCAAAAATTGTGACGGAAGAATATGAAAATTATATAAAAAATAATAAACAAAAGATATATATATCATCTTGCTGTCCTACTATAAATTACTTAATAACTAAATATCATGAAAAAGTAGTTAAATATTTAATGCCTATAGATTCTCCTATGATAGCCCATGGTAAATATCTAAAAAAAATATATGGAGAAGATATAAAGGTGGTTTTTATAGGTCCTTGTATATCTAAAAAATATGAATCTTTAGATGATGATAGTTTTGAAGTGATTGACAAGGTTATAAGTATACAAGAGTGTATAAGCTTGATAAACAATATAGATATAAAGAATATAGAGGAAAATGAATTTGATAATAAACCTTTAGGCGATATATCTTTATTTCCTGTAGAAGAAGGAATGATTTTTAATATGGGAAATATAGATAAAATAAAAGTTTCGGGGATGGATAATGTTAAAAATTTGATTAATAGCATAGAGAATAATGAACTTACTAATGTGTTTATAGAACTTAATTCATGCATGGGATCATGTGTAGGTGGAATAGGATTTAAGCATGATAGAGGGATACATTATAGAAAAAACAAGGTAAAACAATACACTCAGGGGAGAACTTTGGATGAAGAGTATTTGAATGATATAAGAGGTGTGTTTGAAAATTTAAGTTTAGAAAAAGAATTTAAGAGCTATGGTATAAAATTCGATGATCCAACTGAATATGAGATAAGAGAGATATTAGTTTCTATAGGTAAAAAAACAGTTAAAGATGAACTAAATTGTGGTGCTTGTGGATATGATACTTGCAAAGATAAGGCTATAGCTGTATACAGAAATTTAGCTCAAAGGCATATGTGTATGGGATATATGAAAGACAGAGTTGAAGCTGTAAGTAATGTCATATTTGAAGCTACGCCGAATTATATAGTAATAGTAAGTCATGACTTTAGAATAATGGATATAAATAATTCCATGGCAAATGTAATAAAAAAATCCAAAGAAGAATTAATTGGGGAGTACATAGGGGATTATATAGATATTAAGCACTTTATAGATGTTTTATACAATAAAAACGATATTATATCTAAAAAATTAAAATGGAAAGAGTATAATAAGGATCTTCAGGGAAGTATAGTTTCATTAAATGAGCATAGGGCTTTACTTGGAATATACATAGATATAACTAAAGAAGAAAATCAAAGAAAAAGGATAAAAGAGGTTAAGTTAAATACAATAAATACAGCTCAAGATGTAATCAATAAGCAAATGAGAGTAGCCCAAGAAATAGCTTCTTTGATGGGAGAAACTACTGCAGAAACTAAGGTTATATTGACTAAATTAAAAGAATTAGCTATGAAGGGAGAGGAGGAAGATTAAACAATATTTTGTGGATATAGCATCTGTAAGTTTAAATAAAGATAAAGAAGAGCTGTGTGGTGATAAAGTAGAAATAGAAAAATTGGATACAGGATGTATAGCGGTATTATCAGATGGATTAGGATCTGGAGTAAAAGCCAATATATTGGCTACACTTACATCTAAAATAGCTGTGACTATGATGAAAAATGGACTTAGCATAGAAGAGGTTGTAGATACAATAATCAATACATTGCCAACTTGTAAGGTTAGACATCTGGCTTACTCTACCTTTACGATAATATATATATCTAATGTCGGCGAATGTTATATAGCTAGATTTGATAATCCTGAGGTTCTTATTAAAAGAAATGGAAAGATTGATATAATTGAAGGCGAAGAGGTTATAATATCAGGTAGAAGAGTTAGAGAATCTAAGTTTAATTTACAGAAAGACGATATAATAGTCTCTTTTAGTGATGGGGTATTAAATGCTGGAAGCGGAAAAATTTTAAATTTAGGCTGGGATTTAAAAAGCGTATCTGAATACATTCAAACGATTCCGTATAACGTATCTTCATTGAGTTTAATCAAAAAAGTAATTGGAATATGTGATGATTTATATCTTCAAAAACCTGGAGATGATACTACTGTACTTTCGATAAAAGTAATGGAAAATAAACATGTAACATTATTTACTGGACCACCACTAGATGCTGAATATGATAAAATAATAGTTCAAAACCTTATTAAAAGCAAAGGTAAAAAAATAGTTTGCGGAGGAAGTGCAGCTAAAATAGTTGCAAGAGAGTTAGGTACTGATTTTGAGATGGATATGAAAAATATAAAAGGAGATATACCTCCTGCTGGATATATAAAAAATATTGATTTAGTTACTGAAGGTGTGTTAACCTTAAAAAAAGTACTTGAAGTACTTGATGATTATAAGAATAATAAGTATGATATAGATGATATATTTAAAGACGATAAAGATCAAAATGCAGCATATAAAATACTCAAAATATTGATCGACGAATGTACTCATATTGATTTTTTACTTGGAAGAAGTGTTAATTCAGCTTATGAAGATTTTGGTTTTCCTGAGGATTTGGCAACTAAAATTGAAATTGTAGAAAATATAAAAGATAAATTAATTGAACTGGGTAAAATAGTTAATGTATTTTATTACTAAGGAGGAAACAAATGACAATTATGATGAAGATACTATTTTTAGGATCAATAGGAGCTGTTATAGGTTGGGTAACTAATATACTTGCCATAAAGTTAATATTTAGACCTATAAAACCTGTAAATATACCTATTATAAACTTAAAAATAGAGGGACTTATACCAAAAAGAAGAAAAGAAATAGCAAAATCTATAGGAGATGTAGTAGAACAGGAACTTATATCTGTAGAAGATATAATAACTAATATGATAAAAGAAGAAGATAAGGAAAACCTTATAAAGGCTGTAAAACTCAAGGCTGATGAGATTATAGAACAAAAGCTTCCTCCATTTATACCTGTAACATTTAAAGGTATGATAAAAGAATATTTGGACAAAATAATTCAAGAAGAAATAGGACAGGTAATAGGAGATTTAAGTGGATATTTAATTCATAAATCAGCAAAAAGAATAAAAATAGGAAAAATGGTAGAAGATAAAATAAATGAATTTGATTTAGAAAAATTAGAAGAAATAATAATAAGTATAGCTAAAAAAGAATTAAAGCATATAGAGGTATTAGGACTTATATTAGGATTTTTTATAGGTATACTTCAAGGTATAATTGTAATTAATTTTTAAAAAAACATTGACAATTTATTTTATGAGATATATAATCATATAAAATCAAATTAATGATAAAGCGATGAATAAGGAAGAGTAGATTATACCCAGTTTCAAGAGAAGAAGTGTCACCGGCTGAGAGCATTTCTAAATATGGATAATTGAAAACTACCTTAGAGTTGAATTGAGTAGTCTTTAGATGAAAAATTTAGGATGATTACCTTATAATCTTCAAGAGGGCTTTTGCCAACTTGGGTGGAACCGCGAGATTATACTCGTCCCAGATTTTATGGGACGAGTTTTTTATATTTAAAATCAAAATAACTGATAAATACAGGAGGGTGAAGATGATGGGTAAAGTAAAGGTTACTTTAAAAGATGGATCAGTAAAAGAATTTGATAAAGGTATATCTATACTAGATGTTGCTAAATCAATAAGCGAAGGGCTTGCAAGAAATATAGTTGCAGGACAGGTAAATGGAGATACTGTTGGAGTTAATTATAAATTAGAAGAAGATTCAGAAATTAACTTATTAAAATTTGATGATGCTGAAGGTAAAGAAGTATTCAGACATACAAGTGCTCATATACTAGCTCAAGCTATAAAAAGATTATACCCTGAAGCAAAGCTTGCTATAGGACCAGCGATAGACAATGGATTCTATTATGACCTAGATTTAGAAGAAAGATTAACTAATGATCATTTAGAAAAAATACAAGCTGAAATGAAGAAAATAGTTAAAGAAGATTTAGCTATAGAAGGTTTTGAACTTTCAAAAGAAGAAGCTATAAAATTAATGAAAGAAAAAAATGAAGATTACAAAGTTGAATTAATAGAAGATCTTCCAGAAGGAGAAGTTCTATCTTTTTACAAGCAAGGAGATTTTGTAGACTTATGTAGAGGGCCACACCTTCCGACTACTAAAAAAGTTAAATCTATAAAGCTATTAAGTGTAGCTGGAGCTTACTGGCGTGGTGATGAAAAAAATAAAATGCTTCAAAGAATATACGGTACTTCATTTGAAAAGAATAAAGACTTAGAAGCATATTTAACAATGCTTGAAGAGGCTAAAAAGAGAGATCATAGAAAACTAGGTAAAGAATTAGGACTGTTTGTAATTCCAGATGAAGGCCCAGGGTTCCCATTATTCTTACCAAGAGGAATGGAACTTAAGAATAAATTATTA
The window above is part of the Tepidibacter aestuarii genome. Proteins encoded here:
- a CDS encoding DUF6873 family GME fold protein, with product MKFLDKTFIPQQKVSHIIIDDRIPKDIEYELKNRNIEIIKTYGCEELYEAVKYHADMQMCYLGKGDIVVAPNLYEQYKNILSGYGFNIIKGTNYIKNKYPYNISYNVALFGDYAIHNFEYTDENIIKYINDNNIKKINVKQGYSKCCICIVDENSIITSDAGIYKEVLKYNKIDCLLIKTGSIDLFDMNYGFIGGVSGLLSYDELAFLGDIKKHPDYNKIKEFVNKRGKNIISLGTNKLIDLGSIIPVMTRKE
- the ytxC gene encoding putative sporulation protein YtxC: MEHICLGISNDYKELANVIKLNKNVSQLKGLIEIDIPVDEDKQQTKLLICSQLTNFIINTVKNKVLKEVVNTSYRNTYLSEVDNIYKCSLGLFNSKEKEIKQILFNRMYTYLSDNDYLNINGFIKFRLRDFMDYVLELKDRGFEEYLIEKDYNEFINLLKYFVDVQEEKIDILKLYIEKDGTFKLYDKHDRNLEENYIEDIFNIALKQNMNEEDFLISALITLCPKQIYIQDNLENNVSKEIIETINAIFEGRVTIGYRA
- a CDS encoding [Fe-Fe] hydrogenase large subunit C-terminal domain-containing protein is translated as MNDILNFSNVNCKNCYKCIRECPVKAIKIENDKAYIVEELCIGCGKCFKACPQDSKKMMSDLGQVKEYIKLGYKVVASVAPSSVADLENMNYKKFIGALKKIGFYKVEETIVGAKIVTEEYENYIKNNKQKIYISSCCPTINYLITKYHEKVVKYLMPIDSPMIAHGKYLKKIYGEDIKVVFIGPCISKKYESLDDDSFEVIDKVISIQECISLINNIDIKNIEENEFDNKPLGDISLFPVEEGMIFNMGNIDKIKVSGMDNVKNLINSIENNELTNVFIELNSCMGSCVGGIGFKHDRGIHYRKNKVKQYTQGRTLDEEYLNDIRGVFENLSLEKEFKSYGIKFDDPTEYEIREILVSIGKKTVKDELNCGACGYDTCKDKAIAVYRNLAQRHMCMGYMKDRVEAVSNVIFEATPNYIVIVSHDFRIMDINNSMANVIKKSKEELIGEYIGDYIDIKHFIDVLYNKNDIISKKLKWKEYNKDLQGSIVSLNEHRALLGIYIDITKEENQRKRIKEVKLNTINTAQDVINKQMRVAQEIASLMGETTAETKVILTKLKELAMKGEEED
- a CDS encoding SpoIIE family protein phosphatase — translated: MDIASVSLNKDKEELCGDKVEIEKLDTGCIAVLSDGLGSGVKANILATLTSKIAVTMMKNGLSIEEVVDTIINTLPTCKVRHLAYSTFTIIYISNVGECYIARFDNPEVLIKRNGKIDIIEGEEVIISGRRVRESKFNLQKDDIIVSFSDGVLNAGSGKILNLGWDLKSVSEYIQTIPYNVSSLSLIKKVIGICDDLYLQKPGDDTTVLSIKVMENKHVTLFTGPPLDAEYDKIIVQNLIKSKGKKIVCGGSAAKIVARELGTDFEMDMKNIKGDIPPAGYIKNIDLVTEGVLTLKKVLEVLDDYKNNKYDIDDIFKDDKDQNAAYKILKILIDECTHIDFLLGRSVNSAYEDFGFPEDLATKIEIVENIKDKLIELGKIVNVFYY
- a CDS encoding DUF445 domain-containing protein yields the protein MTIMMKILFLGSIGAVIGWVTNILAIKLIFRPIKPVNIPIINLKIEGLIPKRRKEIAKSIGDVVEQELISVEDIITNMIKEEDKENLIKAVKLKADEIIEQKLPPFIPVTFKGMIKEYLDKIIQEEIGQVIGDLSGYLIHKSAKRIKIGKMVEDKINEFDLEKLEEIIISIAKKELKHIEVLGLILGFFIGILQGIIVINF